One window of the Corticium candelabrum chromosome 7, ooCorCand1.1, whole genome shotgun sequence genome contains the following:
- the LOC134182793 gene encoding leucine-rich repeat-containing protein 34-like: MSLTSVLERYEAECKSQAVKENDALKVVLEKHSLATSSEVCLRGNLPALRKSRLTDGDVNALLTGILACPVSHLNLSYNHITDDGAKHIASYLKQCFTVEHLDISYNDIRERGIEEIADALQLNFNLKSLNVSGNKFGNKGGLHIPGMLQVNTTLEYIDVADADLSAESVIAFATVLNQNGTVKYLNLNRPLIYSRQEETTVHIAKMLKVNTGLQEIHLQKHGIRDFGAEWLHDTLKHNLTLTHLDLSRNRIGRDGAAHLACLLTQDTRLTHLDLSYNRIEDDGAIAISNALTHYNRNLKMLAIRGNEIGGLGLCAIAKAIKANPTLTQIYIWGNTMDEKTCKEFSSLTSGIDPRINPADTDIQAYVVDGVTYLAQVT, encoded by the exons ATGTCTCTGACGTCTGTTTTGGAGCGATACGAGGCTGAATGTAAATCTCAGGCGGTGAAAGAGAACGACGCACTTAAAGTGGTTCTCGAGAAACACTCGTTGGCGAC ATCGAGTGAAGTGTGTCTGAGAGGGAATCTTCCAGCACTGCGCAAAAGCAGGCTGACGGATGGG GATGTGAATGCTCTGTTGACGGGTATCCTTGCCTGTCCCGTATCGCATCTCAACTTGAGTTACAATCACATCACTGACGATGGCGCCAAACACATTGCATCATACCTCAAG caATGTTTTACTGTGGAGCATTTGGATATCAGTTATAATGACATCAGAGAGAGGGGAATAGAAGAAATTGCcgatgcactgcaa TTAAATTTCAATCTAAAGTCGCTGAACGTGTCTGGTAATAAGTTCGGAAACAAAGGAGGCTTACACATTCCAGGCATGTTGCAAGTGAATACAACACTCGAGTATATTGACGTGGCTGATGCCGACCTC AGTGCTGAGAGCGTGATTGCGTTTGCTACAGTGTTGAATCAAAATGGCACTGTGAAGTATTTGAATCTCAATCGGCCGCTCATATATAGTCGACAGGAGGAGACGACAGTGCACATTGCAAAGATGCTCAAA GTGAACACTGGCTTGCAAGAAATTCACTTACAGAAACATGGAATTCGCGATTTCGGTGCAGAATGGCTGCATGACACTCTGAAACACAACTTGACTCTTACACATCTTGATCTCAGCCG CAATCGTATTGGTCGAGATGGTGCTGCTCACTTGGCTTGTCTTCTCACGCAAGACACCAGACTCACTCACCTTGATCTCAGTTACAACAGAATAGAAGACGACGGAGCCATTGCGATTAGCAATGCTCTAACACATTATAACAGAAACCTTAAAAT GCTTGCCATCCGTGGTAATGAAATTGGAGGACTCGGACTATGTGCAATAGCCAAAGCTATCAAAGCAAACCCAACACTGACACAGATATACATCTGGGGCAATACAATGGATGAGAAAACTTGCAAG GAATTCTCGTCTCTCACAAGCGGCATCGACCCCAGGATCAACCCTGCAGACACAGACATCCAAGCGTACGTAGTAGATGGCGTAACTTACTTAGCACAAGTGACATGA
- the LOC134182711 gene encoding uncharacterized protein LOC134182711, translating to MRLGASLPVLGNIEKCIPLCGKDIDKQGYHLLTCKFGGGPIFRHDRFLDNYYNMLQEVGFHCRKELTAQFQNKQCPNIAVYDFHEGKKLLLDITITHPWAQSNISGSSTMAGFAAVEKEKQKDKKYRETAESLRHIFRPIAIEAFGCWGPKAEELLTETSKMAPMQLDMPVGQFKAQWSRHLSVTLQRLNLDIINKRALTIVGKKESGTSGPANLAKREFSFDFS from the coding sequence ATGCGACTAGGGGCAAGTCTTCCTGTACTGGGAAACATCGAGAAATGCATACCCCTGTGTGGTaaagacatagacaaacaaggctATCATTTGCTCACGTGCAAATTTGGAGGAGGTCCAATATTCAGGCACGACCGTTTCCTGGACAACTACTACAACATGTTGCAGGAAGTAGGCTTCCATTGCCGTAAAGAACTGACAGCTCAATTCCAAAACAAGCAATGCCCAAACATAGCTGTCTATGATTTTCATGAGGGCAAGAAATTATTGTTAGACATTACAATAACACACCCTTGGGCACAAAGTAACATCTCAGGGAGCAGCACTATGGCAGGATTTGCAGCAgtggaaaaagaaaaacaaaaggaCAAGAAATACAGAGAAACTGCCGAATCCCTACGACACATCTTTCGCCCAATCGCAATTGAGGCTTTCGGATGCTGGGGCCCCAAGGCTGAAGAGCTACTGACAGAGACGAGCAAGATGGCACCCATGCAATTGGACATGCCAGTGGGCCAATTCAAAGCACAGTGGTCACGTCATTTGTCGGTGACACTTCAACGACTAAATTTGGACATAATCAATAAACGGGCATTGACAATTGTTGGCAAGAAGGAGTCTGGTACCAGTGGGCCAGCTAACCTCGCCAAACGagaatttagttttgacttttcataa